The window ACAGAGACACAGACTTAAAGATAACAGAATAAGTGAATGcaaatttaaaacttgtaagaGTTTAAACTGTCATATACCCAAAGAGTTTGTCTTTGCACACCGTCTTGAAAGACCAGGGGGCTCTTTATTGGCCAtaggttattttgaaataaaaaattcaggTGGTTTGTGTGTgcaacaaacatgctctctctcTTCCAAACAAAATATTGACACTTCCACATACTATTCCTTTATTGGGAGGAAATGAAGAATGTATTAAAAAAACCAAACTTTAGACTGGATATCTAAGTGTGAAGAAGTAACTTCTAAAGCTGGTCAGATAAATAGAACACGTAAACATTGTCTGTTTGAgtcgatgttgttgttttgtcagGTTTTTAAGGTTTTCTGCTGAAAATGCTGGGTTGAAGACACTTAAAACTGAATAAGAATAAGTAGTGAATAATATTGATACAttaagaattatagaactaggagaCATAAAAATGGATTTAGACAAGGTAACAactgagaattttatttttcaaataaggtGGTTGGCCTCAAGAACAAGCTGCTTTCAGATGTTGAGAAAGCAGTAAATTcgagtgagtttaagagaaagcttgatagatatgtcagtgataagggctagctttaaatttttaaaaatagtttagagaatgggacagctgagatggacaAACAGGTCCCCAAAGTAAAGCATGTtttgaaaagttaattttattcttCCTTCTAGCTTTGGCTGCGGCCATAACATGTGCAGGAGCTGCCTTGGTTGATGCTGGTATCGAAATGTACGATGTTGTGATTGGCTGTGGTTTAGTAAGTAATGCCTTAAATTTGccattattttgttacagtttaatGTATAGCTCTATATGCTTATTTGTAATGAATACTTCAGTGTAAAAATGTTCCTTCTGTATGGTATTCCTCTTATGTTTTAGAGACAGCACGAGGTAACGGCTTTAGTAGACCCAATATATGAAGAGGAATACAGACCTGAGGTAGTTTTGGTTGTATACTTTGAAGTTTTAAGAGGTTAAGGATCAGattgaaaataaattgaaaataaatacgaGAATGAAAAGGTCCTGAACTTCAAGTTAATAATACATGGATTAACTCCACAAGAACGTAATCAAAATGCTATTcagtaaaagtgaaatataaacacTGATTCACATCTTTCTATAAAGTGTTATACATCTTAGATGTATTTTGATTAGACAAACATGTATGGGTTATTGAAACATAACTATATAGCAATCTACTTTAATATCACTGTCTAAAACCCTATATTTTGCTGGtaacttttttaaaatgtatctaCAGGACATCCACCCTGGTGGAGAGCATGGAAATGTAGTCCTTGGCTTTATGCCTCTACTCCAGCAGGTAGCAGCACTTCAGTGTGATGGGGAACTCCAGCCTAAAACATTGTCAGCGGTAATAAGGGACCTTCTTGAATTATCTGAGTTATAGggtattataaataatgtacaagtagagatatattttaatgtattctacTACATAAAGCCAAAGCTGTTGTGGTATCAATTGACTCAATGATGGGGCTTTCTGGCCAGACCAGAAAGTTTGTCTTTTTACAACTTCtccattcatatatataaaatcagGTTTGAGAGTTGGTCCAAATTGTAATGGGTTATACCAATGACTCACGATTGATGTTGCTGGCTCTTGAGAGTCATAATCATTGGCTAAAAGTTGCCATTGCATCTGCAACATCACCATGTTTTGTCCAGTCACAACTCTTGGCTACAACTCTATAATAACCCACAtcttatttcaattttgaaaatgtcTAAATTAAAGCATTCTTCTCTAACTCAGCAAATTAACAAAGCCAAACAGCAAACAACAAATTTCATAATAAACTTCACTGCCTTTACCATCATAGTGAACCAAGCAGCAAGATGTCTTTCAGAATTTTTTGTTAGGATGGTTCAgtctataaatatttatcaaaaagttaaatattgttgtgaaACTGTAGAAATAGGATTGTTATTTCACAAGATATGATGAGCATCCAACTCACACTGAGTAAATTGGGGTGATTCTAAAGGCTgccatttaactgtgtataaataTAGTGGAATTAAATGATAAACACTATCCACTCCCAAGTAACTGTATGGTTGATATgaacacataactaaaacaaacttaattgttTCCTGGTCACAAAACTAAATAGTTtggcctcttttttttttgttagaatgCTCAAGGAGTTATTTTAATTCTCATTAATTAAGAACTTGTTTTCTACCATTCACAGTTCATATAATACAAGACAGGTATGATACACTTAGGTAGATTTAACTCTTCCCTCTTTGTATAATATTATGAAAGTGCCCACAgtggttatatatataaaaattctaaTCATTGATAAACTAATATTGGCTATGGTGTTAGGTGTAGATAAATCCATGAACTTTGTATTTTACAGGCACTGAAAATATTGATGGAATCCTGCAATGGAATCTACAGTGTGGTACAGGAATGCATAACAGAGTCTCTGAAAGAGGAACTTAAAAAAAGAGAAAGGGATATGAAGAAAGTTGTTTCTTGAcacatgttttaaatgtttctacaTGGTCTGTATGTCAGTAACAAAATTTCACCTCTGTACGATATCACACCTTTTATTAAGTAGATGTtggataataaacaaaaaaaattgttcttgCAATACAATAGAACAAGTTCTAGGGTGTACTGTATGGTGGGGGAGTCGGTGCATAGTTGATTGGATGGATTCAGCGTGTTAAAACGAGAAGGGTGCAGTAGCGTACTAAGGGTTATAAACAAATGTAACTGTAGTGGGTGGAAGTTGTCTTCAGGGAGAAATTACGTGCCATTATAATACCATCCCATGTGAGAGATATGGTTCCCCTTTGGAACCAGCACTATTAGAATAACTAATCACTTCCACAGGGGTTGTGGCACAAAGGACAGTGTTGTCTAGTAATCAGGTCCTGCTTGTGTGCGTGACGTTTACAACGAGAACATGTCCACTTCTGACTAGTGTCCATTATTGGACGACCAGTAGCGACACAGATGGGAAATCTGGTATTACAGCTAGGGCAGATATTACACCtggaaaatgaattattatatattacaaaacaatttcaATATAACAATGTAACCAAAAACCATTATCATACAACTTCACCATACTATGGTACTTGTTATAAAACACTTACCAGTCTGGTATCATAGTCTCACAGGTTGTACACTCTGCTTTTGTGTTACGTGCATCTTTAGGAGGGTGTCTGGATATGAAAAAAGTCAATATTAGCCAagctataaaaacaaattattagtcAGTAAAAGATATTACAGtagcttttttgtttctttttactaaaAGTAATATTCTTAAATGACTTGCTACATGATAATGTGTTTCATGAGATCACATACTTCATGAAGATTTCTAAAGCCAGGTTTTCATACTCCTCTCTGTGCTCCTCCGATAAGGTTTCAAGAGACTCTAGTTTAATGAAGGCTTTCGAGCACGTTCCAAAGGCACGGTTGGCACAGCTAGCTAAAGctgtaatgaagaaaaaataatttaaagacagCTCAGTCATGCAGGCTTGAGACAGAggataacttaaaaaaaattagttactcACCTAACAGAGCATAAAGCATTTCTTGGTTTAAGATGTCTTCGTATTTTCGTAGGTAAAGACTGGTTTTCATGGCAGCATCAACATAACCTAGTTacaacatgtttattttaatattaggtGCAAAAAGAATTATTCAATTAATGAAGTTCAAACTGTTACCAAAAGTcactttgaaattatttacttCAACCACGAAAGAGAGTGAgttatatgttaatatttttttggaTGTTGAAATATAGATCTTATGGTTTTAGTTCTAGAGCAGTGCCAAGCTTTTCAACTGCATCTAACAAAAATGATTTCtctttgtaaaatatatgaaatatcaGCTAGAATTAGGTACTACTGAAAGTTCCGATAGCTGCAGTCATTACCACTGGCCTATCTGACCTAATAAAACTTTACACTACACTATGGAAGATTGTGATATCAACAGTCCTTACCCATTGGTTACAGAAGTTGCATTAACACATGGCACGTGCACTCTGTTACTgtgtccagtaatataaaactgaccttttacTTTTCACAAAGTGACCTGTATTTTGGAAACTAATCACATTTCtattattatacaagttattaaaaCAGAAGAGTAAATAAGTTGTATCTTCTAGTTAAGGCAACTTCTATACTCAGTTGCTACTTGCCATAGGTTGGTCAGCATTTCCAAATTTCACACATGATGGTATGCGagacaaaataattgtttttaagctttatatatagttttgaaataaccacacaaaaaatcataaataactatcaATATCACAGAATttaactataatttatcaagtttactTACTAAGCTATACTTTGTCTGAAACATGTAATTTCTGGCAGACTAAAAACAAAACCTACctgcttgaaatcttggtttgcaAGAACAAGATGTCTTCCAAGCactttaaaatggctgagaaaatgaCTATATAGACATTCTgaacttttgattggttattcatgtcatgtATTATAATAAGAGTATaaaagggaccatttccaaaaatagaGAGAGGCAAGTGGAGAAACTGTGTgtgattcagtacataaatagTATCTTAACATATAGGAAAGATgcgaggtttttattttatagtccagcttgtcaatattagtaatttaagttCTAATTAGTATGAAACTACACAtgtagtattttgacatcacaaacatctaatttgaaccagcgTTACATTCAACAGACCATGTGAAacacaaaaaatcaatatttaggtgtgttcttttcatctttactttgaaattaattaatatataatactgatatttgaattataatttacaatttgataccacacgtattgacataaatttataaaacacagttCAATAAGTGAACTTACCTTCATACAGCTGCCGTTGAGCAAGAAGTAGGAAGTGATAAGCTTCGGCACCACGCCAAGGCTGGTCCACTATACGGGTATCACTAAACATAAGAGCTTCATTGTCCAGCAAAGAAGCAATAGCTGAAGAAACCTGAAAGAAAtcagttcatttatttttgtgatggagctatgtttttattttaattctaagttCTTAGTTTTGAAAACATGAAACTCTTAAGATAATAGCTTCAAACATAGTCTTATTGAAATGGAAAACAGTAGAAAGTTCACTTCAAAGCTCTTCCTCTACAAATCAATATGACTACTGTAAAGCTGAGCCGATGGTGACAGTGTCTCATAACTTTTATGCCTCTTTGgctaaaaactaattaaaaccaTGTTATTGTCCAACATTTATAAATAGAGTATAAAGTTTATGAGTCATGGTAATAATTATTAGGACATTGTagatataatgtttgtttttaattctgcatcagttatccctaatttagcaggaggAAGGCAACTCATCACTGCCAGCtcgagttactcttttaccaattaatagtaggattgaccatcacattataatgccccaatggctgaaagggcaagcatgcttaaCATAATAAGGATATGaatccgctaccctcagattacaggttgAACCCGCTACCTACCTGATAATGCCAAGCCTCATACAAATAATTTTGCACATCACACAAAATTTATGGTTTAATGTGTTTATAGTCACAGGTAAGGCTAGTAAAACAGCCTAATGACCTATCCTTTGTTTCATTCTAGGTTGACAGACAAAccattaaactaataataataataatatttgagaaGGTTTTATCAGTATGAAACTATCTTTATTAGACTCACATCTCTCCCAGCTTTTCCCTTGGCAGATCGAGTGGTCTCTCGCAGGTGAGCATGATGTTCTTCAACTAGTAAAGCTGCTAGAACATGAAGTTTCTTCAAACACAGAGGAGATGTATTGCGATGTGTTTCAACTTCTGCAATCTACACAAATTACCATTAAGAAACAGCAACAAGAAGTCTCAATTAGATGGAAGCCACTTTCAATTAACCACGAGAGTTTCTGGAAAATTACTGAAGTTAGTCTAACACAGGTTGTAACTACTAAGAGTGCAAGGGAgtttttcaggttaagaataaaaacacttttagTTATCAAATATTTAGCACGTTTTATTTACTCAACCTCTAGATACTCTAAAATGAATATCAGAagtattgtatttttttcaagtaaaatttTTTCTACCATAACTAACTGTATCAAAATCATTGTTAAGAAAAATGAATTGTGTCCAACTCTTAAATTAGAGTTATAACATACTAATTGATGAGAGGAAGAGTCAAGTTACTGTAAACAAAGTGTTGAATTACATGATGCAACAGATGTTGCTATGCACAACTCATGGAGGAATTTTTTTATGtgcatttattatataattttactatctaacctatcatattttttatatattagttacttTTGTTTACAAATCAAAGATGCTGCACAAATGATAAAGATCcccaggatacaagctataatgtaggatataaaatataccctaTGTTTTGGAGGTAACTGCATAAGTGAGACACACtctgtggtggggatacactgtctattagtcttaacctctgTTTGCCAGTCTAGCAGGaaaaagtaatacaaataaaataatgaaaaaaatagaaattaggagaatgAGATGGAGGCATTCAAGACAGTTGTGAGAAGGCAACTACACTCCAaggtaaaaaaaagaagaaaaataaacaaaataaggtACTAACACTGAGGGTTATGTAAAACAAACTAACCTCCTGAAGCTGGCATTGCAGTCCTCGTTATAGTTGTAAAATACTATCATCAGTAGGCAAACTGTATTAGTATAGAAagtcccatccagttatctaaactgGTGTAACTCCCAACCACTACCCATTAAATCCACTGTAACTATCAGTTTATAATCAAGCAGGTTGTTtacataacaataattaaaaatttatacaaGAATATAAGTAACTtccaaataaacatttcaaatcaCAAACACTAATGGAAATACTAAAACAATATGCTTTGAAACTAAGAATTGTAAAAGGTTTGATATAAATACTTTAACCCCCCACTTGTGCAAAAAAGGCCagatatgttatttatttgttacacagAAATCTCTAAACAaccaaaacacacacagacacactaTCAAGGAAAGCATTTTCTGAGCATTCAACTATAGATGCACCTCCAATAACTTCTATTGCACTTTGTAACCACTCACGCTCAGTGGGaataaatattcagtttgttttacctttgaCACCATCTTCGCTGCATCCAAAAAACGATGAGCTTTTCGATACAGTTCCACGGCACTCATAATCTTCTTTTTGTCCATCAGGTAGCGTGCATACTTGCTAAGGAGGCCATCGATCTCTTGAACATTATGTTTCTGAGCCAAATAAATGGCAGTGTTCCACTGGCTTAGAGCCACACAACATTCAATGGCAGCTTTGATCTTATTAGCCTGAATGAaaaatttgtaaatgaaataagATAATACATATTCGTTGTTTAGTGTTATGTTTGGTATTTTTGTATGTTGATATtggaatatagtttttattttgaaagtgcTATATTAGTACAAGGAACAACACTATCAGCACCTAATTAACcaacactttttttatttaaggTTATACCACAAGAAAGTGTTCatagttttacaaataaatagcttTATAGACACCTGTGGTAGCCAAGAATTAATAGAATATTTCTAAAGTTGTTAATATGTTTAAGTTATCTTTAACTTACTCCAACTACAGTAACACAGTTTACCTTCGTGTAAGCATCAACAGCCTGTATACACATCCCTACAGATGTAAACATTACTCCAAGAtcctgcaaaaaaaacaacaaaaaaacactgaatCAACTTGTTTGATGGTAAGAGAACCTTCAACCCCACCCTCCAAACACACAAGAATGATCTACCCTCCTGTCCTAGGACACTAGAAGAACGTACCTACCCATCCTGGGACACCAGAAAGATATTCCAGCACACCACAAGACATGAGGAGGATTTTTCACACCACTGTGAATGTTATGAGGGTTTTTCTCAGCACTGAAAATTACAAGGATCTTCCAGTACATCATAGAACATGAGAAGGATTTGTTACACCACTGTGGACATAATATGAACCTTCCAGTATACAACTACAAGAGTAACTAAAAGTGATTATTTTCAAAGCCTCACATATCctgctttcttttttttaacatttcaaacttttacttCATAAAAGACATATTGCAGTAAGAAAGCATTTCTGAGATATAAAAGctgtgtattataattaaaagttttatgcACATGTTATTATAACCCACATACTAGGAAGCCTTCCATTAGTTTGAATTTCTCTACTTCAAACTACTAATAATCAACTTTCacatattgaaaagaaatgtaattaaaaccCTAACTAATCAACTTGTACActaatttacacattttaatgaacGTAAAACCCCCAGCTATGATCaagttaaacagataacacaCAAACCAGTACAGAGGTTCACCATTACCAGGTGTGTGAAAGTTACTTACTTACTCACACCTAGGTGTAACAAAAACGTTTCTTCTTGACTGGCATCCATGTGCATAAATATTACTTACTAACTGACATCTAGgtgtaaaaaaagtttttttcttgACAGACATCCATCTTTGTAAAAGTTATTTACTAACATCCAGGTCTATATTACCAAGTTATCTACTGACATATAGttgtatattacatataaaaagtACATACTGATAAAAGTTTGTGATTTTCGGGCAAGCTTTTCATTAGTTTTTCCAGGCTGTCATAATCCTCCAACATGTAGTAACACTCAACTAGTTTTTCCTGGTTGTGTCCTTGCTCATAGTAAGTAACAGCGTTCTCCCTGTAGAAAAAACAAGTCCATGTTTTGTAACCCACACAAACAGACAAGCTATTGTACACAAAACTCTAATAACATTTCAACTTCTGCAGACCCTCCTGCATCAGAAAGTGGATGTTCTCTTAG of the Tachypleus tridentatus isolate NWPU-2018 chromosome 13, ASM421037v1, whole genome shotgun sequence genome contains:
- the LOC143237530 gene encoding exosome complex component MTR3-like produces the protein MYDVVIGCGLRQHEVTALVDPIYEEEYRPEDIHPGGEHGNVVLGFMPLLQQVAALQCDGELQPKTLSAALKILMESCNGIYSVVQECITESLKEELKKRERDMKKVVS